One window of the Trypanosoma brucei gambiense DAL972 chromosome 5, complete sequence genome contains the following:
- a CDS encoding casein kinase I, epsilon isoform, putative: MGGDGRISRNTLIGGKYHVVKQIGSGSFGDVFQGTNIQTGEHIVVKLEPARGQQRLRSEVWMYHHLRRAGGDHLVGIPNILHYGVQGDFNVMVMDLLGPSLEDLFSFCGRRLSLKTTLMLAEQMIARIEFVHSKSIIHRDIKPDNFLMGTGKKGHHVYIIDFGLAKKYRDARTHQHIPYKEGKSLTGTARYCSINTHIGIEQSRRDDLEGIGYILMYFLRGSLPWQGLKAPTKRERYMRLAKLKMATPLETLCRGFPAEFAAYLNYTRSLHFEDKPDYSYLKRLFRELFVREGYHMDYVFDWTLKRIHDTLHPSSDAALEDGDEESDDTE, encoded by the coding sequence ATGGGTGGCGACGGGCGCATTAGTCGCAACACACTGATTGGTGGGAAGTACCACGTTGTAAAGCAAATAGGATCTGGCTCTTTTGGTGATGTTTTCCAAGGGACAAATATTCAAACAGGTGAGCACATTGTGGTGAAGTTGGAGCCGGCGCGCGGTCAGCAGCGGCTGCGGTCGGAGGTGTGGATGTATCATCATCTCAGAAGAGCGGGAGGGGATCACTTAGTGGGTATTCCTAATATTCTTCATTACGGCGTACAGGGAGATTTTAACGTGATGGTTATGGATCTTCTCGGGCCCTCATTGGAGGATCTTTTCAGTTTCTGTGGTCGTCGGCTGTCATTGAAAACAACGCTGATGTTAGCGGAGCAGATGATTGCGCGTATTGAATTTGTCCACAGTAAGAGTATAATTCACCGTGATATTAAACCTGATAACTTCCTAATGGGAACGGGAAAGAAGGGCCATCACGTGTACATCATTGACTTCGGACTTGCAAAGAAGTACCGTGATGCACGAACACATCAGCACATTCCATACAAGGAAGGCAAAAGTTTAACTGGGACGGCACGTTACTGTTCCATCAACACACATATTGGCATTGAGCAGAGCCGacgtgatgatttggaaggTATCGGTTATATCCTCATGTATTTCCTCCGTGGCTCACTGCCGTGGCAGGGTTTAAAGGCACCTACGAAGAGGGAACGATATATGCGACTTGCAAAGTTGAAGATGGCTACTCCCTTGGAAACTCTCTGCCGAGGCTTCCCTGCTGAGTTTGCGGCATATTTGAACTACACCCGTAGTCTACATTTTGAGGACAAACCGGATTACAGTTATTTGAAACGTCTCTTCCGTGAGCTTTTTGTGCGTGAAGGTTATCATATGGATTATGTTTTTGACTGGACACTAAAGCGGATTCACGACACATTACATCCCTCCAGTGATGCTGCGCTTGAAGACGGTGATGAGGAGAGTGATGACACCGAATGA
- a CDS encoding T. brucei spp.-specific protein — MASVSRRDESGWRRRLRALREEIAREGSPEWELSIKKFRNKAVEVVTVGPGSGDGGDSFDDAETTLLREISGDSRLNMPDNEVQPAPWTQDSASRVIYRYSLLSSGQDGEMACANDQSLGLQELLGQHVSKWVKKPEPLMTPTSTRQGSASATSSDSASDSTSPTPTELSDSAVDPTAPTSTDKASMPQLLNSGEKCPTQSVNDHSESSTESEEERHEEGLFEID, encoded by the coding sequence ATGGCGTCTGTGTCTAGGCGCGACGAGTCGGGATGGCGTCGACGTTTGAGAGCCCTACGTGAAGAAATAGCGCGAGAAGGCAGCCCGGAGTGGGAACTCTCCATTAAGAAGTTTCGGAACAAAGCGGTGGAGGTGGTCACAGTGGGCCCAGGTAGTGGAGACGGTGGTGACTCCTTTGACGACGCTGAAACGACGCTGCTTCGTGAGATCAGCGGTGACTCCCGTTTGAATATGCCCGACAACGAAGTGCAACCTGCGCCGTGGACCCAAGATTCCGCGAGCAGAGTGATTTACCGCTACTCGCTACTTTCCAGTGGGCAAGACGGTGAGATGGCTTGTGCTAATGATCAGTCGCTGGGGCTGCAGGAACTCTTGGGACAGCACGTGTCGAAGTGGGTCAAGAAGCCGGAACCGCTGATGACCCCCACATCTACCCGTCAGGGATCGGCCTCTGCAACGTCGTCTGATTCAGCTTCTGACTCAACATCGCCAACCCCCACAGAATTATCTGATTCAGCAGTAGACCCGACAGCACCAACCTCTACCGACAAGGCATCCATGCCTCAGTTGCTCAACAGTGGTGAGAAGTGTCCAACGCAATCTGTGAATGATCATTCGGAGAGTAGTACTGAGAGCGAGGAGGAGCGGCATGAGGAGGGGCTTTTTGAGATTGATTGA
- a CDS encoding casein kinase, putative, with protein sequence MSVELRVGNRFRIGQKIGSGSFGEIFRGTNIQTGDPVAIKLEQVKTRHPQLAFEARFYRVLNAGGGVVGIPNVLYHGVEGEFNVMVIDLLGPSLEDLFSFCGRRLSLKTTLMLAEQMIARIEFVHSKSIIHRDIKPDNFLMGTGKKGHHVYIIDFGLAKKYRDARTHQHIPYKEGKSLTGTARYCSINTHIGIEQSRRDDLEGIGYILMYFLRGSLPWQGLKAHTKQEKYARISDRKQTTSVETLCRSFPAEFAAYLNYTRSLHFEDKPDYSYLKRLFRELFVREGYHVDYVFDWTLKRIHDTLQEGRADQQQQQQQQQQRRGSEKEDEHPV encoded by the coding sequence ATGAGCGTAGAGCTTCGTGTGGGAAACCGATTCCGCATCGGGCAAAAAATTGGTTCCGGTTCGTTTGGTGAAATATTCCGGGGGACAAATATTCAAACAGGTGATCCGGTTGCCATCAAGTTGGAGCAGGTAAAAACCCGCCACCCGCAACTTGCCTTTGAGGCCCGCTTTTACCGCGTTCTCAACGCTGGTGGCGGTGTTGTGGGTATTCCTAATGTTCTTTACCATGGCGTAGAAGGGGAATTTAACGTGATGGTTATTGATCTTCTCGGGCCCTCATTGGAGGATCTTTTCAGTTTCTGTGGTCGTCGGCTGTCATTGAAAACAACGCTGATGTTAGCGGAGCAGATGATTGCGCGTATTGAATTTGTCCACAGTAAGAGTATAATTCACCGTGATATTAAACCTGATAACTTCCTAATGGGAACGGGAAAGAAGGGCCACCACGTGTACATCATTGACTTCGGACTTGCAAAGAAGTACCGTGATGCACGAACACATCAGCACATTCCATACAAGGAAGGCAAAAGTTTAACTGGGACGGCACGTTACTGTTCCATCAACACACATATTGGCATTGAGCAGAGCCGacgtgatgatttggaaggTATCGGTTATATCCTCATGTATTTCCTCCGTGGCTCACTGCCGTGGCAGGGTTTAAAGGCACACACCAAACAGGAGAAGTACGCCCGTATTTCTGATAGGAAGCAGACCACATCCGTAGAGACTCTCTGCAGGAGCTTCCCTGCTGAGTTTGCGGCATATTTGAACTACACCCGTAGTCTACATTTTGAGGACAAACCGGATTACAGTTATTTGAAACGTCTCTTCCGTGAGCTTTTTGTGCGTGAAGGTTATCATGTGGATTATGTTTTTGACTGGACACTAAAGCGGATTCACGACACGTTGCAAGAGGGCCGTGCggatcagcagcagcagcaacaacaacagcagcaacggcgTGGATCTGAAAAGGAAGATGAACATCCCGTCTAA
- a CDS encoding T. brucei spp.-specific protein — MFSAGASEEAYLQQLRGIRQKLHLKNSEVWEQTVDSYLCDAVDFLKGSGPGSGDSGDFFDDAETTLLREISGDSRLNMPDNEVQPAPWTQDSASRVIYRYSLLSSGQDGEMACANDQSLGLQELLGQHVSKWVKKPEPLMTPTSTRQGSASATSSDSASDSTSPTPTELSDSAVDPTAPNFKAPRESAGDSTAPTPAPLPPAGSGVPLPPTTAGKSHQDCSRLSRKRSYQFLKS; from the coding sequence ATGTTCAGTGCAGGAGCTAGTGAGGAAGCGTACCTCCAGCAGCTACGCGGCATCCGCCAAAAACTTCACCTGAAGAACAGTGAGGTGTGGGAGCAAACTGTGGATTCTTATTTGTGTGATGCGGTAGATTTTCTCAAGGGGAGTGGGCCTGGCAGTGGAGACAGCGGTGACTTCTTTGACGACGCCGAAACGACGCTGCTTCGTGAGATCAGCGGTGACTCCCGTTTGAATATGCCCGACAACGAAGTGCAACCTGCGCCGTGGACCCAAGATTCCGCGAGCAGAGTGATTTACCGCTACTCGCTACTTTCCAGTGGGCAAGACGGTGAGATGGCTTGTGCTAATGATCAGTCGCTGGGGCTGCAGGAGCTCTTGGGACAGCACGTGTCGAAGTGGGTCAAGAAGCCGGAACCGCTGATGACCCCCACATCTACCCGTCAGGGATCGGCCTCTGCAACGTCGTCTGATTCAGCTTCTGACTCAACGTCGCCAACCCCCACAGAATTATCTGATTCAGCAGTAGACCCGACAGCACCGAACTTCAAAGCGCCACGTGAATCAGCAGGAGACTCCACAGCACCAACCCCCGCACCGCTGCCTCCCGCCGGCTCGGGcgtcccccttcccccaacTACAGCCGGAAAGAGTCATCAAGATTGTTCGCGGCTGTCGCGGAAACGCTCTTACCAGTTTCTCAAATCGTAA